One stretch of Euphorbia lathyris chromosome 7, ddEupLath1.1, whole genome shotgun sequence DNA includes these proteins:
- the LOC136200893 gene encoding protein MITOFERRINLIKE 1, chloroplastic produces the protein MEVNLCASLGLPSPHPLNQYNPEIQSDFANLFTHFSILSTQSPQIPIKNHNKPIIKSLPFASNSISSNPKTSPNFSKWLKPTSKNSPKVQSLMKNLSVLERALIGAGGGGIAGAFTYVCLHPLDTIKTKLQTKGASQIYSSTFDAVVKTFQDKGIWGFYSGISAVIVGSTASSAVYFGTCEFGKSILSKFENYPSVLIPPTAGAMGNIVSSAIMVPKELITQRMQAGAKGRSWEVLLKILEKDGILGLYAGYSATLLRNLPAGVLSYSSFEYLKAAVMRKTKKSHLEPVESVICGALAGSISASITTPLDVIKTRLMTQVNKEVSAAMYGGVSETVKQILKEEGWVGFRRGMGPRVLHSACFSALGYFAFETARLAILNHYLHHKESSELDVAPT, from the coding sequence ATGGAGGTCAATCTCTGCGCCTCTCTTGGCCTCCCATCTCCACACCCACTTAATCAATACAACCCTGAAATTCAGTCTGACTTCGCCAATCTCTTCACTCACTTCTCTATCTTATCCACCCAATCCCCCCAAATTCCCATAAAAAACCATAACAAACCCATCATCAAATCTCTTCCTTTTGCGTCCAATTCTATCTCCTCTAATCCCAAAACATCGCCCAATTTCTCAAAATGGCTCAAACCCACTTCAAAAAATAGCCCCAAAGTTCAATCCTTGATGAAGAACCTCTCAGTCCTGGAGCGTGCCCTTATAGGAGCTGGTGGCGGCGGCATTGCTGGAGCTTTTACCTATGTGTGCCTTCACCCACTTGATACGATCAAAACAAAATTGCAAACGAAGGGCGCATCTCAGATTTATAGCAGCACATTTGATGCTGTAGTCAAAACCTTCCAAGACAAGGGGATTTGGGGGTTTTATAGCGGCATATCTGCTGTAATTGTGGGTTCAACTGCGTCTTCAGCTGTGTATTTTGGGACCTGTGAATTTGGGAAATCAATTTTGTCCAAATTTGAAAATTACCCATCTGTTCTTATCCCTCCTACTGCTGGTGCCATGGGAAATATAGTGTCATCAGCAATTATGGTACCCAAAGAATTGATCACTCAAAGAATGCAAGCTGGAGCAAAGGGAAGATCATGGGAGGTGTTATTGAAAATTTTGGAGAAAGATGGAATCTTGGGTCTATATGCTGGATATTCTGCTACTTTATTGAGAAATTTACCTGCTGGTGTTTTGAGTTATTCTTCATTTGAATATTTGAAGGCTGCGGTTATGCGTAAGACTAAGAAGAGTCACTTGGAACCTGTGGAGAGTGTGATTTGTGGAGCTTTGGCAGGGTCAATTTCTGCATCAATAACAACTCCACTTGATGTGATAAAGACGAGATTGATGACCCAGGTTAACAAGGAGGTATCAGCTGCAATGTATGGTGGGGTTTCTGAAACTGTGAAGCAGATATTGAAAGAGGAAGGATGGGTTGGGTTTCGCAGAGGAATGGGTCCTAGAGTTCTGCACAGTGCATGTTTTTCAGCGTTGGGTTACTTTGCATTTGAGACTGCTAGACTTGCCATTTTGAATCACTATTTGCACCATAAAGAGTCGTCTGAATTGGATGTTGCTCCTACTTGA
- the LOC136236026 gene encoding L-type lectin-domain containing receptor kinase S.6, whose amino-acid sequence MRFSAFLPIWVSLFFFFAFKFLPLSGSILAASNVTFYGDAHLRHDAISLTQEHKCSQPSSSSSFPASFTSTGVGRAIYLYPIQFIDPTTNTPASFSCRFSFTIIQSPGCPFGDGMAFLITSSADSFSFSNGYIGLPGPALNPQDSFIAVEFDTHSDASFSDINDNHIGIDVNTIVSFASVDAMSNGLDLRSRRQITAWIEYIDVAKLVRVWASYSHTKPKIPILEARIDLSEHFKEYMNVGFTAGNGQGSAVHIVDHWQFRTFWSPPSVNPTGEENCFMCYLQDSDEIENPNHKFQERRTKIREVGLGLGGLSAFLVSIVAIISIIIFFLTKKNNGNSRICKGDGSGPTRLSIAEIKAATLGFHRSRVIGEGASATVYKGFLPSVGAVAIKRFNKAQIDCSRNPFITEFATIVGCLKHKNLVQLQGWCCEKAELVLVYEFLPNGTLDKKLHDNSSSSVIFLSWKQRVNIVLGVAAALSYLHEECERQIIHRDVKTCNIMLDEEYNPKVGDFGLAEVYEHSTLTREATIPAGTMGYLAPEYVYSGIPSAKTDVYSFGVVVLEVATGRRPVDDNGIVVVDWVWNLWEQGQLIKATDSKLKGKYNGVEMERMLLIGLSCVHPNHEERPTMKEAAKILKGEAPLPILPCRKPKVGFQYSLPEYSQERTATAAATVGGDSSSGTDDLTWLTPKSQFGY is encoded by the coding sequence ATGCGATTCAGTGCTTTTCTTCCCATTTGGgtctctctttttttctttttcgcCTTCAAATTTCTCCCGCTTTCCGGTTCCATCTTGGCTGCTAGTAATGTCACTTTCTATGGCGACGCACACCTTAGACATGACGCCATTAGTCTCACTCAAGAACACAAATGCTCTCAGccatcctcctcctcctccttccctGCTTCTTTTACCTCTACCGGCGTCGGAAGAGCTATCTATCTATACCCAATTCAGTTCATTGATCCTACAACCAATACCCCTGCATCTTTCTCTTGCCGATTCTCTTTCACCATCATTCAATCTCCAGGCTGTCCTTTTGGGGATGGCATGGCTTTCTTGATTACTTCTAGTGCCGATTCTTTCAGTTTCTCTAATGGCTATATTGGCCTTCCTGGACCGGCTTTAAACCCTCAAGATTCTTTCATTGCTGTGGAATTCGACACTCATTCTGATGCTTCCTTTTCCGATATCAACGATAATCACATTGGGATTGATGTAAACACCATTGTATCTTTTGCTTCTGTTGATGCTATGTCCAATGGGCTTGATCTTAGAAGTAGAAGGCAGATTACAGCGTGGATTGAGTACATTGATGTTGCTAAATTAGTTAGGGTTTGGGCAAGTTATTCACATACCAAGCCTAAAATCCCCATTCTTGAGGCTAGGATCGATCTTTCTGAGCACTTTAAGGAGTATATGAATGTGGGTTTCACCGCCGGGAATGGACAGGGTTCGGCTGTTCACATTGTTGATCACTGGCAATTCAGAACATTCTGGTCTCCGCCTTCCGTTAATCCAACTGGAGAAGAGAATTGTTTCATGTGCTATCTTCAGGATTCTGATGAAATCGAAAACCCAAATCATAAATTTCAAGAAAGGAGAACAAAGATTAGGGAAGTGGGTTTGGGGCTAGGTGGATTATCTGCATTTCTCGTTTCTATTGTTGCAATTATTTCCATAATCATCTTCTTTCTAACAAAGAAGAACAATGGTAATAGCAGAATCTGTAAGGGAGACGGATCAGGACCAACAAGGTTGTCAATTGCAGAGATAAAGGCAGCTACATTGGGGTTCCATCGAAGTCGAGTGATCGGAGAAGGAGCTTCAGCGACAGTGTATAAAGGGTTCCTTCCATCAGTAGGAGCAGTAGCTATTAAGAGATTCAACAAGGCACAGATAGATTGCAGCCGGAATCCTTTCATCACCGAGTTTGCTACAATTGTAGGGTGCTTAAAGCACAAAAACTTGGTTCAACTTCAAGGATGGTGCTGTGAGAAAGCAGAGTTAGTCTTAGTTTATGAGTTTTTACCCAATGGTACTCTTGACAAAAAGCTCCATGATAACAGCAGCAGCTCAGTGATATTCCTGTCCTGGAAACAAAGGGTAAACATTGTTCTTGGTGTTGCTGCAGCTCTTTCTTACCTACACGAAGAATGTGAAAGGCAGATAATCCACAGAGATGTGAAGACCTGTAACATAATGCTTGATGAAGAATATAATCCGAAAGTTGGAGACTTTGGTTTGGCAGAAGTGTATGAACATAGTACATTAACAAGAGAAGCAACAATACCAGCAGGGACAATGGGTTATCTTGCTCCAGAGTATGTATATTCAGGTATTCCATCAGCTAAAACAGATGTATACAGCTTTGGTGTGGTGGTGCTAGAGGTGGCAACAGGAAGAAGGCCAGTAGATGATAATGGAATAGTGGTTGTTGATTGGGTATGGAACTTATGGGAGCAAGGGCAATTGATTAAGGCTACTGATTCAAAGCTAAAAGGGAAATATAATGGAGTAGAGATGGAGAGAATGTTGCTGATAGGACTATCTTGTGTGCATCCAAATCATGAAGAAAGGCCAACAATGAAGGAAGCAGCTAAGATTCTCAAAGGTGAAGCACCACTTCCTATTTTGCCTTGCAGGAAACCAAAGGTCGGTTTTCAGTATAGTTTGCCTGAATATTCACAGGAAAGAACAGCAACAGCAGCAGCAACTGTTGGTGGAGACAGTAGTTCTGGTACTGATGACCTTACCTGGTTGACACCTAAAAGCCAATTTGGATATTGA